The following are encoded in a window of Hydrogenimonas thermophila genomic DNA:
- the fliN gene encoding flagellar motor switch protein FliN, with amino-acid sequence MADKNSEQTTELPEEKDIFNFTPLLDIEVEITAYLGETELTLNEILHLGVGSVIDLHKPAGESVETYVNGRIIGKGEVMVYEHNLAIRINEILDADAVLYYLAREKQ; translated from the coding sequence ATGGCTGATAAAAATAGTGAACAAACAACAGAACTTCCTGAAGAAAAGGATATCTTTAACTTTACACCTCTACTTGATATTGAGGTAGAGATTACAGCTTATCTTGGCGAAACAGAGTTAACATTAAATGAAATTTTGCATTTAGGTGTAGGTTCTGTAATTGACTTACATAAGCCTGCAGGTGAAAGTGTTGAAACATATGTAAATGGAAGAATTATAGGCAAAGGTGAAGTTATGGTCTATGAGCATAACCTTGCAATACGTATTAATGAAATATTGGATGCTGATGCAGTACTTTACTATTTGGCGCGGGAGAAACAATGA
- a CDS encoding sulfite exporter TauE/SafE family protein: MEISLILIGIVVGGLSGFFGIGGGTILVPTLILMGYDIKAAVGISVMQMVFSSLYGSWLNHRKGNLNLKDGLVIGFGGFVGALGSGWLVSSVPEIVLESMFVAVVLFALYRFFHTSANSLSEDIHTVPSYILGIVGAFIGLFAISMGIGGSILLTPILVGFLHYPLKKAVSAGLFFVVFSSISGFISLSISGHIDYIDGLVIGIASLLGVQIGIWIASKTGQKKHKNALIVLYVIILVLMLKKLFGI, from the coding sequence ATGGAAATTTCACTTATTTTAATTGGTATTGTTGTTGGTGGTTTATCAGGTTTTTTTGGAATTGGTGGAGGGACAATACTTGTTCCTACACTAATTTTAATGGGCTATGACATTAAAGCTGCAGTTGGAATCTCTGTTATGCAGATGGTTTTTAGCTCTCTATATGGTTCATGGCTTAATCACCGCAAAGGTAACTTGAATCTCAAAGATGGACTTGTTATAGGATTTGGAGGGTTTGTTGGTGCTCTTGGCAGTGGATGGCTTGTAAGCAGTGTACCTGAGATTGTACTTGAGTCAATGTTTGTTGCTGTTGTTCTTTTTGCTCTTTACAGATTTTTTCATACATCAGCTAACTCATTAAGTGAAGATATTCATACAGTTCCTTCATATATACTTGGTATTGTAGGTGCATTTATTGGTCTGTTTGCAATATCTATGGGTATAGGAGGATCGATTCTTTTAACGCCTATTTTAGTTGGTTTTTTACACTATCCTCTTAAAAAGGCAGTCTCTGCTGGGCTATTTTTTGTGGTATTTTCATCTATATCGGGCTTTATAAGTCTCTCTATTTCTGGACATATTGACTATATTGATGGCTTAGTTATAGGAATAGCATCTCTGTTGGGTGTACAGATAGGGATCTGGATAGCAAGCAAGACAGGACAAAAGAAGCATAAAAATGCATTAATTGTTTTATATGTTATTATCTTGGTTTTAATGCTAAAAAAGCTTTTTGGAATATAA
- the uvrA gene encoding excinuclease ABC subunit UvrA, which yields MDKIKIFGARENNLKSVNLEIPKNKLVVFTGLSGSGKSTLAFDTLYAEGQRRYIESLSSYARQFLDRVGKPDVDKIEGLTPAIAIDQKTTSKNPRSTVGTITEIYDYLRLLYARVGKQYCHLCGRAISQMSASDIIEQVLKLPEGAKLVIMAPLVREKKGSFADLIESLRHKGYVRAHIDGVMVRLDEDVELSKTKKHTIKAVIDRVAVKEGSKERIAQDIEKALNESYGEVEIEVLNHEDMNCAPLIHYSEHLACFHCKVSFDPLEPLSFSFNSPKGACPTCDGLGLRYTLDLNRVIDQHLSISEGAIKTLYGFNKGYYFGFLKAFCETVDIDINKPYEELEPHQQKQILYGTPDKVTFTWKRHKLEKVWPGIIKISYDMLKEDKEFGEYMTEKVCDSCNGHRLKPESLAVKAGGKTIAEIIDMPIEECYAFFNNEESFSDLSEQQKMIAAPILKEIQERLFFLYDVGLGYLTLGRDARTISGGEAQRIRIASQIGSGLTGVMYVLDEPSIGLHERDTQKLIRTLKSLQKKGNSVIVVEHDKETIEAADFIVDIGPGAGKFGGEVIFAGTLDELKKANTLTADYLTGRKEIKYFYRRPQKEWLEIKNVNINNIVNLSTKIPLRNLVCITGVSGSGKSSLILQTLLPAAKEILNRAKKVNKVDGVEITGLDHLDKVIYLDQSPIGRTPRSNPATYTGVMDEIRQLFVKTKEAQIRGYKPGRFSFNVKGGRCEKCQGEGEIKIEMHFLPDIMVKCDACKGKRYNPQTLEITYKGKNIADVLAMSVDEALYFFEHIPKIFTKLKTLQDVGLGYITLGQNAVTLSGGEAQRIKLAKELSRRDTGNTLYILDEPTTGLHFADVDRLTKVLHHLVSLGNTVLVIEHNLDMIKNADYIIDIGPEGGSKGGKVIASGNPEEVAKSAEETGSYTGKFLKKELKISK from the coding sequence GTGGATAAAATAAAAATTTTTGGTGCAAGAGAAAATAATCTAAAATCAGTCAATTTAGAGATACCTAAAAACAAGCTTGTTGTCTTTACAGGTTTAAGCGGCAGTGGAAAAAGTACATTGGCTTTTGATACACTTTATGCGGAAGGGCAGCGCCGTTATATAGAATCGCTCTCATCATATGCAAGACAATTTTTAGATAGGGTTGGAAAACCTGATGTTGACAAAATTGAGGGCTTGACACCTGCTATTGCAATAGATCAGAAAACTACTTCAAAAAACCCTCGCTCAACGGTAGGAACCATTACAGAAATATATGATTATCTTCGTCTTCTATATGCAAGGGTAGGAAAACAGTATTGTCATCTTTGTGGAAGAGCTATTTCGCAAATGAGTGCAAGTGACATTATTGAACAGGTTCTTAAGCTGCCAGAGGGTGCAAAGCTAGTTATTATGGCACCTTTAGTGCGAGAAAAGAAAGGTAGTTTTGCAGATTTGATAGAGTCACTGCGCCATAAAGGATATGTTAGAGCTCACATAGATGGTGTAATGGTTCGTTTGGATGAAGATGTAGAGCTTAGTAAGACAAAAAAGCATACTATTAAAGCAGTCATAGACCGCGTTGCTGTTAAAGAGGGATCTAAAGAGAGGATTGCACAAGATATCGAGAAAGCTTTAAATGAGAGTTATGGTGAAGTAGAGATTGAAGTGCTAAATCATGAAGATATGAATTGTGCTCCTTTAATTCACTATAGTGAACATTTGGCATGTTTTCATTGTAAGGTAAGTTTTGATCCTCTTGAGCCTTTGAGTTTCTCTTTTAACTCTCCAAAAGGTGCTTGTCCTACATGTGATGGTTTAGGTCTTCGCTATACACTTGATTTAAATCGTGTTATAGATCAGCATTTAAGTATTAGTGAAGGTGCAATTAAAACTCTTTATGGTTTTAATAAAGGGTACTATTTTGGATTTTTAAAAGCCTTTTGTGAAACAGTTGATATAGATATAAACAAGCCGTATGAAGAGCTTGAGCCACATCAGCAAAAACAGATTCTCTATGGCACTCCAGATAAGGTTACCTTTACTTGGAAGCGTCATAAGTTAGAGAAGGTGTGGCCTGGAATTATTAAAATCTCATACGATATGCTAAAAGAGGATAAAGAGTTTGGCGAATATATGACAGAGAAGGTGTGTGACAGCTGTAATGGTCATCGCTTAAAGCCTGAATCTCTTGCTGTTAAAGCCGGTGGTAAGACAATTGCTGAAATTATAGATATGCCAATAGAGGAGTGTTACGCTTTTTTCAATAATGAAGAGAGTTTCAGTGATTTAAGTGAACAGCAAAAGATGATAGCCGCTCCAATTTTAAAAGAGATTCAAGAGCGACTCTTTTTTCTCTATGATGTAGGTCTTGGCTATTTGACTTTAGGTCGTGATGCTAGAACAATAAGCGGAGGAGAGGCTCAGCGTATTAGAATTGCTAGTCAGATAGGAAGCGGTTTAACTGGTGTAATGTATGTGCTAGATGAACCAAGTATCGGGCTGCATGAACGTGATACTCAAAAGCTTATTCGTACTCTTAAATCATTGCAGAAAAAAGGTAACAGTGTTATTGTTGTAGAGCATGATAAAGAGACAATAGAAGCTGCTGATTTTATTGTTGACATTGGACCTGGAGCTGGTAAGTTTGGAGGTGAGGTTATATTTGCCGGTACACTGGATGAACTTAAGAAGGCAAATACACTTACCGCTGACTATTTGACTGGGCGTAAAGAGATTAAATATTTCTATCGGCGACCTCAAAAAGAGTGGCTTGAGATTAAAAATGTAAATATTAACAATATTGTAAATCTTTCAACAAAGATTCCTCTGCGTAATCTAGTCTGTATTACTGGTGTTAGTGGAAGTGGTAAAAGTTCATTAATTCTACAAACCCTTCTTCCTGCAGCAAAAGAGATCCTTAACCGTGCAAAAAAAGTAAATAAGGTTGATGGCGTAGAGATTACAGGATTGGATCATTTAGATAAAGTAATATATTTGGATCAAAGCCCTATAGGCAGAACTCCAAGAAGTAATCCTGCAACATATACAGGTGTAATGGATGAGATTAGACAACTTTTTGTAAAAACAAAAGAGGCTCAAATACGAGGATATAAGCCTGGTAGATTTAGTTTTAATGTTAAAGGTGGACGTTGTGAAAAGTGTCAAGGAGAAGGTGAAATAAAGATAGAGATGCACTTTTTGCCCGATATTATGGTTAAGTGTGATGCTTGTAAGGGCAAACGTTACAATCCTCAAACATTGGAAATTACATATAAAGGGAAAAATATTGCCGATGTACTGGCTATGAGTGTAGATGAGGCTCTTTATTTTTTTGAGCATATTCCAAAAATTTTTACAAAGCTTAAGACCCTTCAAGATGTAGGATTAGGATACATCACTTTAGGACAAAATGCAGTAACTCTCTCAGGCGGTGAAGCTCAAAGAATTAAACTGGCTAAAGAGCTTAGCAGACGAGATACGGGCAATACTCTATATATTCTTGATGAACCTACAACAGGTCTGCATTTTGCAGATGTAGATCGTCTTACAAAAGTGCTGCACCATTTAGTTTCGCTTGGCAATACTGTTTTAGTAATTGAACACAATCTTGATATGATAAAAAATGCTGACTATATTATTGATATTGGTCCTGAAGGTGGCAGTAAAGGTGGAAAGGTTATTGCTTCAGGAAATCCTGAAGAGGTTGCAAAAAGTGCAGAAGAGACAGGAAGTTACACAGGAAAGTTTTTGAAAAAAGAGTTAAAAATATCAAAATAA
- a CDS encoding HDOD domain-containing protein, translated as MVNSQLIEKISALPPLPKTVKDIEKAYEDPNVNAKKIADILEQDPLIIADLLKLLNSPSYGLRKEVNSIEQAVALIGMKSVKDLVVNLSVRNILRTDLSPYGISSERFAKVSQFQSFLAQSLMKNVNPQKVDKVRLQALLQEIGKVVIADELLLEGEDAPFKAELQAGWDIREIEKNYMDVTTAEVSSAMLSYWQFDQAFVDGIKWADIPSQADEEFKDEALILRIASELVNVTEPLSDKSKKRAMDYIQKLGLSIELFETIFKELTERWSK; from the coding sequence ATGGTCAATTCTCAGTTGATTGAAAAGATTAGTGCTTTGCCTCCATTGCCAAAAACTGTTAAAGATATAGAGAAAGCTTATGAAGATCCAAATGTTAATGCAAAAAAGATTGCTGATATTTTGGAACAGGATCCTTTAATAATAGCAGATCTGTTAAAATTGCTTAATTCGCCATCTTATGGATTAAGAAAAGAGGTAAATAGTATAGAACAGGCAGTAGCACTTATTGGAATGAAGAGTGTAAAAGATCTTGTAGTGAACTTATCTGTTAGAAATATTTTAAGAACTGACCTTTCACCTTATGGAATTAGTAGTGAAAGATTTGCAAAAGTATCACAGTTTCAAAGCTTTTTGGCACAAAGTTTGATGAAAAATGTAAATCCACAAAAAGTTGACAAAGTTCGATTGCAAGCTTTGCTACAAGAGATAGGAAAAGTGGTAATTGCAGATGAACTTCTGCTTGAAGGAGAAGATGCACCATTTAAAGCTGAACTTCAGGCTGGATGGGATATTCGTGAAATAGAAAAAAATTATATGGATGTTACAACTGCTGAAGTTAGTTCTGCAATGCTTAGTTACTGGCAATTTGATCAAGCATTTGTAGATGGAATAAAGTGGGCTGACATACCAAGTCAGGCTGATGAAGAGTTTAAAGATGAAGCTTTGATATTGCGTATAGCATCTGAGTTAGTGAATGTAACGGAGCCTTTGTCTGATAAAAGTAAAAAACGGGCTATGGATTATATTCAAAAGTTAGGTTTATCTATAGAGCTATTTGAAACCATTTTTAAAGAATTAACAGAGCGATGGAGTAAGTAA
- the polA gene encoding DNA polymerase I — translation MKTLTVIDTFGFFFRSFYALPPLKNSQGFPTGLLTGFANLIYNLEKEYPTDYLLFALDAPGPSFRQKIDPNYKAQRPEAPPELKQQLPVAIEWIEKMGLSKLSLENFEADDVIASMVKCAKEQGIKVRIVSHDKDLYQLVDDGKVVLFDPMKKVEMDEEGVYQKYGVHPRQFTDYQALIGDSSDNVPGVPGIGPKTAVKLLSQFDTLDNIYAKIDEVKPERIKNLLIKHKDDAYRSKELVTLRSDIFDNCDLTAFSMPPNDPLVNIKDELEKYELRNILRRIEKETSVGTVNEPKKKSLSFEPVLIDNARKLFEVLESIDDDALVSFDTETDALDTKTASIVGFSFCFEESKAYYVPIAHNYLGVGSQVSLEDAKKALEILFKKRLFGHNLKFDLGLLYKVFGFDEVEPFADTMLLAWLVDPEGAVGLDRLSMRYFDYEMVSFKDTVKKGENFSSVHIEEACKYAAEDAWMSYKLYFKLIEILKLQGAEHLISEAKNIEYPFINLLICMEHHGIAIDIDRFESLKNEISGRLKELTSQIYELAGQEFNINSPKQLGHILFEVLELPTGKKTKTGYSTNEKVLDSLKDAHPIIPKIQDFRELHKLMSTYIDPLLKLGKKDSKHRIYTSFMQTGTATGRLSSKNPNLQNIPVKTEEGRRIREGFIASEGYKLVGIDYSQIELRFLAHFSEDPVLTKAFKDNKDIHMETAIKLFGPEEAASKRNIAKTVNFGLLYGMGSRKLSQTLGISTKEAKVIIENYFASFPTVKEFLLSIESKAKEQGYVETLLGRRRYFDFEHANAMQMAAYLREAGNTLFQGSTADLIKMAMLNIHKMIKEQNLDAAILLQIHDELIFEIKDEEAELLASKFSQIMVESIKLNVPLKTSINIGKRWSELK, via the coding sequence ATGAAAACATTAACGGTAATTGATACTTTTGGATTTTTCTTTAGAAGTTTTTATGCACTACCGCCTCTTAAAAACTCTCAAGGTTTCCCAACAGGTCTTTTGACAGGGTTTGCAAATCTCATCTACAATTTAGAAAAAGAGTATCCAACTGATTATCTTCTATTTGCGTTAGATGCTCCAGGTCCCAGTTTTCGTCAAAAAATAGATCCAAACTATAAAGCACAGCGTCCAGAGGCACCACCAGAACTTAAACAGCAGTTACCTGTGGCAATAGAGTGGATCGAAAAGATGGGACTAAGCAAACTTAGTTTAGAAAATTTCGAAGCTGATGATGTTATAGCTTCAATGGTAAAGTGTGCAAAAGAGCAAGGAATAAAGGTACGCATAGTAAGTCACGATAAAGATCTTTACCAACTTGTTGATGATGGTAAAGTTGTACTATTTGATCCAATGAAAAAGGTAGAGATGGATGAAGAGGGAGTTTATCAAAAATATGGAGTACATCCTCGCCAGTTTACCGACTATCAGGCACTAATTGGAGATAGTTCAGATAATGTTCCCGGAGTTCCCGGTATTGGACCAAAGACTGCCGTTAAATTATTGAGTCAGTTTGATACGCTTGATAATATATATGCAAAAATTGACGAGGTAAAACCAGAGCGTATAAAAAATCTTTTGATCAAGCATAAAGATGATGCATACAGAAGTAAAGAGTTGGTAACACTTAGAAGTGATATATTTGATAATTGTGACTTAACAGCTTTTAGTATGCCACCAAATGATCCTCTTGTTAATATTAAAGATGAACTTGAAAAGTATGAACTTAGAAATATTTTACGTCGTATAGAGAAAGAGACTAGTGTTGGCACTGTTAATGAGCCTAAAAAAAAGAGTTTATCATTTGAACCAGTTTTGATAGATAATGCCCGTAAACTTTTTGAAGTTTTAGAGAGTATAGATGATGATGCACTGGTAAGTTTTGATACTGAAACAGATGCACTTGATACTAAAACAGCATCTATTGTAGGGTTTAGTTTCTGTTTTGAAGAGTCAAAGGCTTACTATGTTCCTATTGCGCACAACTATCTTGGTGTAGGTTCTCAAGTATCTCTTGAAGATGCAAAAAAAGCACTTGAGATTCTTTTTAAAAAGCGTCTCTTTGGTCATAATTTGAAGTTTGATCTTGGACTTTTATATAAGGTTTTTGGATTTGATGAGGTAGAGCCATTTGCAGATACAATGCTTTTAGCTTGGCTTGTTGACCCTGAAGGGGCTGTAGGTCTAGATCGTTTATCTATGCGTTACTTTGATTATGAAATGGTTTCATTTAAAGATACAGTTAAAAAAGGTGAAAACTTTAGCAGTGTGCATATAGAAGAGGCTTGCAAGTATGCAGCAGAAGATGCATGGATGAGTTATAAGCTTTACTTTAAACTTATAGAGATTTTAAAGTTACAAGGAGCAGAGCATCTAATTAGTGAAGCTAAAAATATAGAGTATCCTTTTATCAATCTTCTTATCTGTATGGAGCATCACGGTATTGCAATAGATATAGATCGCTTTGAATCACTTAAAAATGAGATTTCAGGAAGATTAAAAGAGTTAACATCACAAATTTATGAGTTGGCAGGGCAAGAGTTTAACATTAACTCTCCAAAACAGCTTGGGCATATACTTTTTGAAGTTCTTGAATTGCCAACTGGCAAAAAGACGAAAACAGGTTACAGTACAAATGAGAAGGTTTTGGATTCTCTTAAAGATGCTCATCCTATTATTCCAAAGATACAAGATTTTCGTGAACTGCATAAGCTTATGAGCACCTACATAGACCCTCTGCTTAAGCTTGGCAAAAAAGACTCAAAGCATAGAATTTATACATCATTTATGCAAACTGGAACTGCTACAGGAAGACTTAGTTCAAAAAATCCAAATCTTCAAAATATTCCAGTAAAAACAGAAGAGGGTAGACGCATTAGAGAAGGGTTTATTGCTAGTGAAGGTTATAAACTAGTTGGAATTGACTATTCACAAATTGAGTTACGCTTTTTGGCACACTTTTCTGAAGATCCGGTATTGACTAAAGCTTTTAAAGATAATAAAGATATTCATATGGAGACTGCAATCAAACTTTTTGGACCTGAAGAGGCAGCATCTAAGCGTAATATTGCAAAAACAGTTAATTTTGGACTTCTTTACGGCATGGGTAGTCGTAAGCTTTCGCAAACATTAGGCATCTCTACCAAAGAGGCTAAAGTAATTATAGAAAACTACTTTGCATCATTTCCTACAGTTAAAGAGTTTCTTTTATCTATAGAGTCTAAAGCAAAAGAGCAAGGATATGTAGAGACTCTGCTGGGTCGCCGCCGGTACTTTGATTTTGAACATGCCAATGCTATGCAGATGGCAGCATATTTACGTGAAGCAGGTAATACTCTTTTTCAAGGAAGTACAGCCGATTTAATAAAAATGGCTATGTTAAATATACATAAGATGATTAAAGAGCAAAATCTAGATGCTGCAATATTGTTGCAAATTCATGATGAATTGATTTTTGAGATCAAAGATGAAGAAGCAGAGCTTTTAGCAAGTAAATTCTCACAAATTATGGTTGAGTCTATTAAGTTAAATGTACCACTAAAAACAAGCATAAATATTGGAAAAAGATGGAGTGAACTGAAATAA
- the ccsA gene encoding cytochrome c biogenesis protein CcsA, with protein MKRVIDYILSMHSAIILMLIFAFSIGAATFIENDYGTETAKALVYNAKWFEFLLFLLAVNLIFNIIRYRMWHPGKRLVFLFHASFIVILIGAAVTRYIGYEGMMHIREGSSSNEIISDRTFIQLEAAKNGKHLVYAKPVIFSRIGSNHIKQDIVVNNEELTLEVLRYIPNAVEKIVEDNTGKAIISLMIAYGETPMQITLKAGESYETPAFVIAFEKSMQSSKPVIEIDMKDGKLFAKLPFALQYLKMSDRSSGMLKEGNQELQTRHLYSGSGVNFVIKQAYEHAKVVISSADTKSAGPMMRNALDAVEMKLTMGQTSKIVTVYGTKGQPGEKVHTTLNGWNIAVSYGSRIIKLPFEIKLVDFQLERYPGSMSPSSYASEVIVIDPKNGVKMPFRIYMNHVLDYQGYRFFQSSYDMDEKGTILSVNHDPGTLPTYIGYIMLTIGIFGSMLTYSSRFQILMRRARDLQKLAKKHLPMVALLLFTSLISTPIYASDDAKKYNLPVIQKEHAKKFGELLVQDNGGRIEPIDTLAREVLRKITRKESHFGLNADQIFLSMIVRPENWQEVPLIKISLPGVNEILGINPKTKYAKFNDFFDFSKEENYKLGKLVEDITRKRPAERTKLDKEILRVDERVNVMYMTFTGSLLRIFPNPKDKTGRWYAPLDAINHFDEKNGKFVQAILASYFSNIDSSLKNKDWSKADKALEVIKEYQEFYGAAIIPSKGRIEAELFMNEFKPFQRLIPIYLGLGFILLLLSIYHVIKPKFNLQLPVKVAMGLLIFGFFVQTTGLGLRWYISGHAPWSNGYESMLYISWATLLAGFIFSKKSPITLAATGILSGLILFVAHLNWLDPEITNLVPVLKSYWLMIHVAVITASYGFLGLGALLAFITLWLYIIKEKKNRVNIEYSIRELTHINEMSLIFGLALLTVGNFLGGVWANESWGRYWGWDPKETWALVTILVYAAVVHLRFVKSMRGIFAFNVASLLAFSSVVMTYFGVNYYLSGMHSYAKGDPVPIPTFVYYVVVIVVITIILAYRKRELLPIKQKK; from the coding sequence ATGAAAAGAGTCATAGATTATATTCTTTCTATGCATAGTGCAATCATTTTGATGCTTATTTTTGCATTTTCAATAGGTGCCGCTACCTTTATTGAAAATGATTATGGAACAGAGACTGCAAAGGCACTTGTTTATAATGCCAAATGGTTTGAGTTTTTACTATTTCTGTTAGCGGTCAATCTAATATTCAATATCATACGTTATCGTATGTGGCATCCAGGAAAACGTTTAGTGTTTCTTTTTCATGCATCTTTTATTGTAATACTTATAGGTGCAGCTGTAACTCGTTATATTGGATATGAAGGAATGATGCATATCCGTGAAGGCTCAAGTAGTAATGAAATTATAAGTGATAGGACATTTATACAGTTAGAAGCAGCAAAAAATGGTAAACATCTTGTGTATGCAAAACCTGTAATTTTTTCTAGAATAGGTAGCAATCATATTAAACAAGATATTGTTGTTAATAATGAAGAATTGACTCTTGAAGTATTAAGATATATCCCTAATGCAGTTGAAAAGATTGTAGAAGATAATACAGGTAAAGCTATTATCTCTTTAATGATAGCATATGGAGAAACTCCTATGCAGATTACACTAAAAGCAGGTGAGAGTTATGAAACTCCTGCTTTTGTAATTGCATTTGAAAAAAGTATGCAAAGTAGTAAACCAGTTATTGAAATAGATATGAAAGATGGAAAACTTTTTGCCAAACTTCCTTTTGCTCTTCAATATTTGAAAATGAGTGACAGAAGTTCAGGTATGTTGAAAGAGGGGAATCAGGAATTACAAACAAGACATCTATATAGTGGTTCAGGAGTTAATTTTGTTATAAAACAGGCATATGAACATGCAAAGGTAGTAATATCAAGTGCAGATACAAAATCTGCTGGTCCTATGATGAGAAATGCTCTTGATGCTGTTGAGATGAAGCTTACAATGGGTCAAACTTCTAAAATTGTCACAGTATATGGAACAAAGGGACAGCCTGGAGAAAAAGTGCATACAACATTAAATGGTTGGAACATAGCTGTTAGTTATGGATCTAGAATTATTAAACTTCCATTTGAAATAAAACTTGTTGATTTTCAACTTGAGAGATACCCTGGTTCTATGAGTCCTTCATCTTATGCAAGTGAAGTAATTGTAATTGATCCAAAAAATGGTGTAAAAATGCCATTTAGAATCTATATGAACCATGTTCTTGATTATCAAGGATATAGATTTTTCCAAAGCTCTTATGATATGGATGAGAAAGGAACAATATTGTCAGTAAACCATGATCCAGGAACTCTGCCAACATATATAGGCTATATAATGCTTACAATAGGCATCTTTGGCTCTATGCTAACATATTCAAGTCGTTTTCAAATTTTAATGCGTCGTGCAAGAGATTTACAGAAACTTGCAAAAAAACATTTACCTATGGTTGCATTGTTACTATTTACTAGTTTGATCTCAACTCCAATATATGCAAGTGATGATGCAAAAAAATATAATTTGCCTGTTATTCAAAAAGAACATGCTAAAAAGTTTGGTGAACTTTTAGTTCAAGATAATGGTGGACGGATTGAACCAATAGATACATTGGCAAGAGAAGTTTTACGCAAAATTACACGTAAAGAGTCTCATTTTGGTTTAAATGCTGATCAGATTTTCTTGAGTATGATTGTACGTCCTGAAAATTGGCAAGAGGTTCCTCTAATAAAGATATCACTACCTGGTGTAAATGAAATTTTAGGAATAAATCCTAAAACAAAATATGCAAAATTCAATGATTTTTTTGACTTTTCAAAAGAAGAGAATTATAAACTTGGTAAACTGGTTGAAGATATTACACGCAAACGACCAGCTGAGCGAACTAAACTAGATAAAGAGATTTTAAGAGTAGATGAACGAGTAAATGTAATGTATATGACATTTACTGGATCACTACTGCGTATATTTCCAAATCCAAAAGATAAAACAGGACGATGGTATGCTCCATTAGATGCTATAAACCATTTTGATGAAAAAAATGGTAAGTTTGTGCAAGCAATTTTAGCTAGTTATTTCAGTAATATAGATTCAAGTTTAAAAAACAAAGACTGGAGCAAAGCAGATAAAGCTTTAGAGGTTATTAAAGAGTATCAAGAGTTTTATGGAGCTGCAATTATTCCTTCTAAAGGACGTATTGAAGCCGAACTTTTTATGAATGAATTTAAACCTTTTCAACGATTAATTCCAATATATCTAGGGTTAGGCTTTATATTATTGTTACTATCAATATATCATGTAATTAAGCCTAAATTTAATTTGCAACTACCTGTAAAAGTTGCTATGGGATTATTGATATTTGGTTTTTTTGTTCAAACTACAGGTTTAGGTTTAAGATGGTATATTTCTGGACACGCTCCTTGGAGCAATGGGTATGAGTCTATGCTCTATATCTCTTGGGCAACACTTCTTGCTGGATTTATCTTTTCTAAAAAATCACCTATTACTTTGGCAGCTACAGGAATTTTATCTGGACTTATTCTGTTTGTAGCACATCTAAATTGGCTTGATCCAGAAATTACAAATCTTGTTCCTGTATTGAAATCATACTGGCTTATGATACATGTTGCTGTTATTACTGCTAGTTATGGTTTTCTTGGTTTAGGTGCACTTCTTGCTTTTATTACTCTTTGGCTGTACATTATAAAAGAGAAGAAAAATAGGGTGAATATAGAGTATTCAATTAGAGAATTAACTCACATTAATGAAATGAGCCTTATTTTTGGTTTGGCTCTTCTTACAGTTGGAAACTTTTTAGGTGGTGTATGGGCAAATGAGAGCTGGGGACGATACTGGGGATGGGACCCTAAAGAGACCTGGGCTCTTGTAACTATATTGGTATATGCTGCAGTTGTTCATCTTAGGTTTGTTAAGTCAATGAGAGGAATATTTGCATTTAATGTTGCATCTCTTTTGGCATTTAGTTCTGTAGTTATGACATATTTTGGAGTTAACTACTATCTTTCAGGTATGCATTCATATGCAAAAGGTGATCCGGTTCCTATTCCAACATTTGTTTACTATGTAGTTGTTATAGTAGTTATTACAATAATACTTGCTTATCGAAAAAGAGAATTACTGCCTATAAAGCAGAAAAAGTAA